The sequence CCGGGTTATCGCCAGATTGCCGAATTGAACGCTGCTCCCTATCGTCTCGGATTGACTGCTACGCTTGAAAGAGAAGACAATCTACACCTGGATCTAGGATATCTCGTGGGACCAGTAGTTTACAGGCGAAGCCCGAGAGAGCTGGCTGGAAGATATTTAGCCGATTTTGATATCGTAAAGGTTAGGGTTAAGCTTAGCGATGAGGAAAAAGAGAAATATTTCGAGCTTGTCGATAAGTACAAGAGGTATTTGAGTAGTAGAGGTATAAAAATAAGATCAATAAGAGATTTCGAAAAGCTTATAATGAGAAGCGGCCTCGACAAGGAGGCTAGGGAGGCTTTGCTGGCATGGCTTGAAGCTAGAAGAATAGCCTTTAACGCTGCTGCAAAAATCGAAGTTTTAAAGGGAATTCTTGCTAAGCATAGAGGTGAGAGAATCATAATCTTTACAGAAAACAATGAAATTGTTAGAAAGATAAGCTTGAATTTTCTAATTCCCGAGATAACTTACAAAACTAGCGACGAGGAAAGACTGCTGATTATGGAAAAATTTAGAAAGGGCGAGATAAACGCCGTAGTTACGAGTAAAGTGCTGGAAGAAGGCGTGGATGTTCCAGAGGCTAACGTCGCCATAGTTTTAAGCGGGACCGGAAGCAGGAGAGAGTTTACACAACGCTTGGGACGCATACTTAGACCTAAAAAGGGAAAAAGAGCGTTTCTTTACGAAATCGTCACGGCGGGTACTGCTGAGACTAGGGTATCGAGAAAGCGGCGGGAGGGTGTTAGCTGATGCTTCCCTATCAACTTTTGGTTGCTAGAGCTAGAGGAGGCTTTATCCTGCCTTCGTACTCGAAGCTAGACGACCTTGAGTTGTACATAGCGGATAAAATGATAGAAGTTTTTGAAAATTCTATAGGCTGTAAGAGAAAAAGCTTAGAGGCTAAGGTTAAAGATGTAGAAAATTTGGCTTTTAGACTTGGACTTGACTATCGCTTCGCAAGAGGCCTAGCTCATCTACTTTACAAGAGAACACTATTTGAGAAGCCGGAGACGAAACTTGATCCCTTAAGATCTCGCCTAGAGATATTTAAGGAAGTAAACAAGAAGTTTGGCGGCTTCGTTATCAATGATGAAGAAAGAGCTTACGTTCTATCGAAAGTTGCTTCCAAATTTGGCGTTGATACATCAGAGTTATTGAATGCTTTTATGGCGGTGCACGAAGAAGAACACTTGGTTAAAGATTTTTACGGCATTAAAGCAGAGGAATTGTTAAAAAATTACAATCTTTCTTTAACTCAAACGCTTCTGTTTAAGTCTTTAAATTTAACAGCCAACGTTAAGATGTCTGGAACAGAAATGAAAAAGCTTCTTTTCAACGTTAAAAGGCTAGGATTGATGTACATGGCAGAAAAAACTTTTGATGGGGTAAAACTATACATTGACGGCCCGGCTTCAATATTAAAGCAGTCGGAAAGATACGGAACCCGTCTAGCTAAATTAATACCATATATCATATGCGCGGAAAAGTGGAAGATCTCTGCTAGAATCTTAAAGAATAACAGGTTGTATAGGTTCGTGCTGAGCGATAAGTTTACACGTATCCTGCCACGTTACAAGCTTGAGCTGGTAGATTATGATAGCGAACTTGAAAAGATATTTTATAGGCGCTTCACCACTTTGGGAAGTGGATGGAAATTATATAGGGAGCCCGAGCCTTTAATAGCTGGTCGAAGCGTTTTTATACCTGATTTTGTTTTTGAGAAGGATAACGTAAGGGTTTATTTTGAAATCGTAGGCTTCTGGACTCACGAATACTTGAAAAGGAAAATAGAAAAGCTGTCGTCGTTGCGCGATTTAAATATGATAATAGCTGTGAATCAAGAATTGGCATGTTCTACATTAATGAAAGATCTACCGTTTAACATTATATTTTTTAAAAGGAAGCTTTCACCTGTCGAGGTCTATAGAAGGTTAAAAGAATATGAAAAATTCGTTATAAAGATAGAGGAAAAGGAAGAAGAGGAAGTTCCCGAAAAAATTATAGATTATGTTAAAAGCATCGAAGAGAAAAAACTTAGCGATGTCCTTAAAGACCTATCCAAATATGGAATTTCAGAAGAGAAAGCCATAAAAATCTTGGAAAAACTTGGGTTTGAAATCGACTGGCAAAGTCTAGATCCATCAAAAATAATCGTTAGAAAGAAAATCGAAAAAATATAAATATACGTAAAAATCTTAGATTTTCGCAGGTTACAAGTCATGACAAGTTTAAAACCCGTAAAATGCCCTGTTTGCGGCGCTCCCCTATATCCTGCAGAGGGACAAAAATTCTTTAAATGCGAATATTGCGGTACGATAGTAGACTTATCAACTGAAAAGGAAAGAAAGATTTCATGGTATCATCAGCCACTAGGTTTTGAGAAGGTTTTGGATAAAGGAGTAATATCCTTGAAAGAGGCTTTGGATTTAGTAGATAATTTAAGCGTGTCTCCAACGAATCCTCCTAATGGCATTCCTGAAACTATAGGTTTTCAAGATGAGAGCGGTTCATTTATAGAATTTACTAGATACTCAATGAGCTTATACGATGTTAGATATGAAAATCTGAGAAATGGCGAATCTTTGATAGGTTACGATCTTCCCTTGTATAAGGTAAAGCAGATGCTGATAGATTTTTTTGAAGGTCGAGATTTGAGGTGGAAAAAGGACTTGAAGCCGTATTAGATTATACGCTTCACTATTTTATTTGTTAAAATTCTATTTTCTCAATTTTTATAGCTTGGACAGGACAGTTTTTTGCAGCTCGCTGGACGCATTCGAGTAAATCGTCGCCTATAATGCCCTCTGAATATTTACCATCCTGCTTTACCCTAAATTCTTCTTTAACAATTGTTTTTCCATAATTATCAGACTCAAATACTTCGGGACATAAAGCAGGAGCTAATCGACAAGCTATACAAACCTCTCTATCGACTATTACCTTGTATTCGGGCATTACGAACACCTAAGTGCATAGAGAGAATGTTGAAATATAAGAGCGTTATGCTAAATAAAAAGATTTCGATAAGAAGTGAAAATATGATAATTGTTTCAGG is a genomic window of Thermoproteales archaeon containing:
- a CDS encoding DEAD/DEAH box helicase family protein; its protein translation is MNTSVIELVYDRGTIVLKGSVFAPPSFFKWDERVKSYRALAFRYWETVNFLKKWNANFRDNVLDLQTGKIKLLKTIKLRNYQKEALENWVKAGKKGVVVLPTGAGKTLVAVAAINFLSMPSLVVVPTLELMDQWEKVLGKYFSVRIGRFGGGRKDIEFLTIATYDSAYLNAEFLGNKFMLLIFDEVHHLPSPGYRQIAELNAAPYRLGLTATLEREDNLHLDLGYLVGPVVYRRSPRELAGRYLADFDIVKVRVKLSDEEKEKYFELVDKYKRYLSSRGIKIRSIRDFEKLIMRSGLDKEAREALLAWLEARRIAFNAAAKIEVLKGILAKHRGERIIIFTENNEIVRKISLNFLIPEITYKTSDEERLLIMEKFRKGEINAVVTSKVLEEGVDVPEANVAIVLSGTGSRREFTQRLGRILRPKKGKRAFLYEIVTAGTAETRVSRKRREGVS
- a CDS encoding ferredoxin, with the translated sequence MPEYKVIVDREVCIACRLAPALCPEVFESDNYGKTIVKEEFRVKQDGKYSEGIIGDDLLECVQRAAKNCPVQAIKIEKIEF
- a CDS encoding DUF790 family protein produces the protein MLPYQLLVARARGGFILPSYSKLDDLELYIADKMIEVFENSIGCKRKSLEAKVKDVENLAFRLGLDYRFARGLAHLLYKRTLFEKPETKLDPLRSRLEIFKEVNKKFGGFVINDEERAYVLSKVASKFGVDTSELLNAFMAVHEEEHLVKDFYGIKAEELLKNYNLSLTQTLLFKSLNLTANVKMSGTEMKKLLFNVKRLGLMYMAEKTFDGVKLYIDGPASILKQSERYGTRLAKLIPYIICAEKWKISARILKNNRLYRFVLSDKFTRILPRYKLELVDYDSELEKIFYRRFTTLGSGWKLYREPEPLIAGRSVFIPDFVFEKDNVRVYFEIVGFWTHEYLKRKIEKLSSLRDLNMIIAVNQELACSTLMKDLPFNIIFFKRKLSPVEVYRRLKEYEKFVIKIEEKEEEEVPEKIIDYVKSIEEKKLSDVLKDLSKYGISEEKAIKILEKLGFEIDWQSLDPSKIIVRKKIEKI